Within the Setaria viridis chromosome 3, Setaria_viridis_v4.0, whole genome shotgun sequence genome, the region GTTGACCATTGCATTATAATTATAAGCTGGGGTCAATATCTTATCTACATAACTATCGTTTCGTATAATTCTTACTAACTTTCTAGAAGGTTTTTTTGTACTTTGCTTATGTTATTTACTTATTGTGATAGTTTTACTTCATGTAAACAAAGAAACTATATAGATAGTTTGTACATGAACAAACTGTTTTTATATCCAATATTTTTCTAGAGTTctaatttagaaaataaattctTCTAAAAACATCTAGTATAACTTCAGAAATCAtcgcatccaaacacctctCAGCTTTCCAAAACTAAAATATTTTACAAAACCATAGTTAAAATACTTTGTATCTAGCCTGACTATGTGCCGGCCAAGGGCCTGCCACCTCTCTGACTTCTTCTGTACGGCCTAAAAGGGCACAAACTGGGCTACTGGTCGTCCCATGATCCCATGAGCTTCATTCAGTCCCCCATTCTTGCTTAAAAATATATTCCAGCTTCCAAACAGATGTTCTCAGTGGCTGATGTATGAATACCTAAACCATCATATCATTTTGCTCCATTTCTTGCTAAGAATTGGGCAGGGACAGGGCAACCAATCAGTGCATGCCATGAGACCGACTTGCAAACCAGCAGCCAGATCAGGGCAAGGTATACAATATACAGCCAACCTAGACATACACATGTACTCCCTAGTATTAATCTACATTTAGATTGCAAGGTCGAAGCTCACACAAAGTCAATGGGCCAAACTGTGCAGCGAACTGAGCGCATTAGCTGGCCACCAGCCAGCACCGGGTATACGACTGCAAAAATCCACAAATTCCAGGGGCGTAATTGCACAGCGAACATGGTGACAAGTGAGAGCGAGAGACAGACAAAACATGCCGAGGTTTCCCTGGTGAAAATTGATGATTCACCAGGTACGGTTGAGGGGCAGAAAGAAAGTTACAGTTGGTTACCAGCAGACGACGAAGCAGATGCCGGACCATGCCCGCCAGCGTCCCGGCGAGAGGGCGCGGCCGCAGCAGAAGCAGCGGGTGGCGACCATGGCGACCGCCTGgccggcgagcagcagcagcagcgcgctgACGCCGTACACCGTGGACGCGTCGGAGCTGTAGACGCAGAAGGCCCTCCCGTACGTGTCCACGCTGACATAGGTCACCTGCACGCAGTTGTTCAGCAGCGAGGAGATGAGCAGATCAGTACAATACTTCCCCTCCATGGCTCCCCAATCATCCCAAAGATGGCAGAGATATCGAGCAGAGACGAATCAGAAGAAGGAAGGGAATAATCAACAAGCTGTGCTCACGTACGTAGCTCCGCCGGCGCTCGGCGCCGATGGCGAGGACGAAGGCGAGGACGTCCAAGACGAAGACCAcggcgatgatgatgatggacgCCATGAGGAATTCTctggacggacggacggaggGGACTGAATGATGCAGCTGCTAGCAGCCTAGCACGGGGTTCGCTTCGCTTTCCTCTCCGTCGCGCGTCGGCACAAAAAAACTAAAGAGAGGGATGGATGGATTAGGCCGAGCGAGGGGCGATGATAGCTAGCAGAAAGGCTTAGCTTAGCTTAGCGAGGTGTGGTGTGGTGAGGCGATGCGGCACTAGCGCGCTGCTCTGACGTTGACGCGTTAGCGGAGCGGGTGCCTCTCGACTGGTTGACGGGCGGTCCCAGCCCGGATTCTTGCATGATGGATTGGAACATCAGCTTAGTTATTGCTTCCATGTTATTGCGCTGCAGCTAGCTCTTAGCTTTAGTAAATTTCCTCCAATTCCTTCTGGGCGAAGAATTTGCTTGCCAAAGCAGAAAGAGTGGCAGATGCTTTCCGCTTCGTGCGGTGGCGAAGTGGTgatccttttctttccttgcccCGGCCTGCTGCTAGTGCTAGCTTTGCCATGGCGAGGCAGCGACCAGCGCAGCCACGTACTCCACCCTGACACGAACGATACGTGTCAACCAAAGATCGATGGAGGCTCCGATCCTCCACTCCTCCTTGCGTACATAATGCGTCGATTAGCGAGTGTTTGCTTGCAACGCGTGCAACGTGCACTCGATTGAGCACCCGACGAAAGGGACACGAGAAC harbors:
- the LOC117847080 gene encoding uncharacterized protein; this translates as MASIIIIAVVFVLDVLAFVLAIGAERRRSYVTYVSVDTYGRAFCVYSSDASTVYGVSALLLLLAGQAVAMVATRCFCCGRALSPGRWRAWSGICFVVCWLTFVIAELCLLAGSVRNAYHTKYIPRPSDSPPACAMLRKGVFAAGAAFTFLTALFTELHYLFYARSRAIADVPPPIVGGIGMTRM